The Novipirellula artificiosorum genome contains a region encoding:
- the pstB gene encoding phosphate ABC transporter ATP-binding protein PstB, translating into MIATTNEPTQSPGPNAKNHLLLDCKIDNLYYGNFRAVRDSHVPIHRSSITAFIGPSGCGKSSALRCLNRMNDLVRGFRFEGHVHFRGKDIYHAKVDPVAVRRYIGMVFQQPNPFAMSIYNNVAFGLRLNRYRGDIAEKVEAALRGAALWDEVKDKLKNSGLSLSGGQQQRLCIARAIATEPEVLLMDEPCSALDPIATRRIEDLMQELKEKYTIAIVTHNLQQAKRVADRTAFMYVDTSEGGRTGYLVEFGETDGLFESPQEEATKQYIRGEFS; encoded by the coding sequence ATGATTGCAACCACGAACGAACCCACTCAATCACCGGGTCCCAACGCAAAAAATCACCTGTTGCTCGACTGCAAAATCGACAATCTTTATTACGGTAACTTTCGTGCGGTTCGCGATAGCCATGTGCCGATCCATCGGAGTTCGATCACCGCGTTTATTGGACCCTCTGGCTGCGGAAAAAGTAGTGCATTGAGGTGTCTGAATCGCATGAATGATCTTGTGCGCGGATTTCGGTTTGAAGGCCACGTTCATTTCCGCGGCAAGGACATTTACCACGCCAAGGTCGATCCGGTTGCCGTTCGCCGCTACATCGGGATGGTGTTCCAACAACCCAATCCCTTTGCAATGAGCATTTACAACAATGTCGCTTTTGGGCTGCGACTGAATCGCTACCGAGGTGACATTGCAGAGAAAGTGGAAGCTGCACTACGCGGCGCGGCGCTCTGGGACGAGGTCAAGGACAAGCTGAAGAACAGCGGCTTGTCGCTCTCTGGTGGGCAGCAACAACGGCTGTGTATCGCGAGAGCGATCGCAACGGAGCCGGAGGTGTTGCTGATGGATGAACCTTGCTCGGCGCTCGACCCGATCGCAACGCGGCGGATCGAGGATTTGATGCAGGAGTTAAAGGAAAAGTACACCATTGCCATCGTGACCCATAACTTGCAGCAGGCAAAACGGGTCGCGGACCGTACCGCGTTCATGTATGTCGACACTTCGGAAGGAGGACGAACGGGTTATCTCGTCGAATTCGGCGAGACGGACGGCCTGTTTGAATCGCCGCAAGAAGAGGCAACCAAGCAGTACATCCGTGGGGAGTTCAGTTAG
- the pstA gene encoding phosphate ABC transporter permease PstA, with protein sequence MNSAEIAEEFKDVDFSQLERSLRHPRTFLSAALSCGTGIATVVACIPLFSVLVMLIWRGGKKLSLELFTALPPTAFEQGGGFGNAIVGTLVIVAIAALISIPVGVLTAVFLAEFGPDSRTASVARFCAKTLTGLPSILAGVFAYAAVVLATGSYSAPAGGVALSLLMLPTVILTAEEAMRMVPLRMKEAAIGMGCTKTQVAWKIVIPTAFPGILTGVMLAIARAAGETAPLLFTALFSNYWIFEEGQSQIMEPTASLAVFIYNFSGMPFENQIEMAWAASLVLVLMVLTINVSGQFISHRSKSV encoded by the coding sequence ATGAACTCGGCGGAAATCGCGGAAGAATTCAAAGACGTCGACTTCTCGCAGCTGGAACGGTCGCTGAGACATCCACGAACGTTTCTCAGTGCTGCGTTGAGTTGCGGAACGGGAATCGCGACGGTCGTCGCTTGCATTCCGCTGTTCAGCGTTTTGGTCATGCTGATTTGGCGGGGAGGAAAAAAACTATCACTGGAACTCTTTACGGCATTGCCACCCACCGCGTTTGAACAGGGCGGTGGTTTTGGCAACGCGATTGTGGGGACACTTGTCATTGTCGCCATTGCGGCCTTGATTTCGATTCCGGTGGGTGTTTTGACGGCCGTTTTTTTGGCGGAGTTTGGTCCGGATAGCAGAACGGCGTCTGTGGCGAGGTTTTGTGCCAAGACGCTTACCGGGCTGCCATCGATTCTCGCTGGCGTTTTTGCCTATGCAGCCGTGGTGTTGGCGACGGGATCCTACTCGGCTCCGGCCGGTGGCGTCGCGCTGTCGCTGTTGATGCTGCCGACGGTCATCTTGACGGCCGAGGAAGCGATGCGGATGGTGCCGCTGCGGATGAAAGAGGCAGCGATTGGAATGGGTTGCACCAAGACACAGGTGGCTTGGAAGATCGTTATACCGACGGCGTTCCCGGGCATTCTGACTGGCGTCATGTTGGCGATCGCGCGTGCAGCGGGTGAAACCGCGCCGCTGCTGTTTACCGCTCTGTTTAGCAACTACTGGATCTTCGAAGAGGGGCAATCGCAGATCATGGAGCCCACGGCTTCGCTCGCAGTCTTTATTTACAACTTTTCCGGCATGCCCTTCGAGAATCAAATCGAAATGGCCTGGGCAGCTTCTTTGGTCTTGGTGCTGATGGTCTTGACGATCAACGTCTCAGGGCAATTCATTTCTCACCGTTCAAAATCCGTTTAG
- the pstC gene encoding phosphate ABC transporter permease subunit PstC yields MAAKTSKAEFSDALSTSSISSPPSGSELVKDRVFRGLTQGFAWLTVGLVFYIVYEVGGKAMPAIQEHGLRFLTTTTWDLQKEQFGVLPEIWGTLYSSLLALLIGGFFGIAIAIFLTQDFLPPKMEWVFKNIVEMLAAIPSVVYGLWGIFVVIPMIRPAAGWVHEHLGWIPLFGTSLSGPGMLPAALVLSIMILPTVSAISRDSLSNVPGKLKEAAYGLGATRWEAIFGVILPTASTGIFGALVLGFGRALGETMALAMLVGNSNQMSISLFSPGNTLAALLANHFPEAGEKEEPVLMYAALVLLSITLLVNVFGALLLKQASSRLGARGGPK; encoded by the coding sequence ATGGCTGCTAAGACGTCCAAAGCCGAATTCAGCGATGCGCTGTCGACCTCGTCGATCTCATCGCCGCCCTCGGGATCCGAACTTGTGAAAGACCGAGTTTTTCGCGGGTTGACGCAAGGGTTCGCATGGTTGACCGTGGGATTGGTGTTCTACATTGTTTACGAAGTTGGCGGCAAAGCGATGCCGGCGATTCAAGAGCACGGACTCCGTTTTCTGACGACAACAACCTGGGATTTGCAGAAAGAGCAATTCGGAGTTCTCCCTGAGATCTGGGGGACGCTCTACAGCTCGCTGCTGGCACTGTTGATTGGCGGATTCTTTGGAATCGCCATTGCGATCTTTCTCACCCAGGACTTCCTGCCTCCGAAGATGGAGTGGGTGTTCAAGAATATTGTTGAGATGTTGGCTGCGATCCCCAGCGTCGTTTACGGATTGTGGGGGATCTTCGTTGTGATTCCCATGATCCGGCCTGCAGCAGGCTGGGTGCACGAGCATCTTGGCTGGATTCCTTTGTTCGGAACCTCCTTGTCGGGGCCAGGAATGTTGCCAGCCGCATTGGTCTTGTCGATTATGATTCTGCCGACCGTGTCAGCGATTTCACGTGATTCGCTGAGTAACGTGCCAGGCAAGTTAAAGGAAGCGGCCTACGGACTCGGCGCGACTCGCTGGGAAGCGATCTTTGGAGTGATCCTTCCGACGGCATCGACGGGGATCTTTGGCGCGTTGGTCCTTGGTTTTGGCCGGGCTCTTGGCGAAACCATGGCGCTTGCGATGTTGGTGGGCAATTCGAACCAGATGAGCATTTCGCTTTTCTCACCGGGCAACACACTTGCTGCTCTGCTGGCAAACCACTTCCCCGAAGCGGGAGAAAAGGAAGAGCCGGTTTTGATGTACGCGGCGCTGGTGTTGTTATCGATCACGTTGCTCGTCAATGTTTTTGGTGCATTGCTTTTAAAACAGGCATCGAGTCGACTCGGTGCTCGCGGAGGGCCAAAATGA
- the pstS gene encoding phosphate ABC transporter substrate-binding protein PstS produces MSKHLPLCLTCIAIVVATGCGPARSPNSSGASAGGSGETIKLQGSGASFPAPLYGRWFKEYSAATAGVKVDYQAKGSGGGIKDFIEHTVDFAASDAAMNDDEISQVDQGVVLLPMTAGSIVLSYNLPELSKPLKLSRVAYSKIFLGQISNWNDPEIAKTNEGVKLPDLPITVVRRADSSGTTFVFTNHLSEINQEFADGPGTGKSVNWPESDKFIAAPKNDGVTATIMQTPGAIGYIEYGFAQQAKLAMADLENASGNFVSPTLDNAKAALAGVKMPADMRAWLPDPKGDQAYPIVSYTWLLCYEKYDDPQQAQALSDLVRWCLTEGQKSSAEMGYVPLPEIVVEAVTRKLDSIQ; encoded by the coding sequence GTGTCCAAGCACTTACCCTTATGTCTCACCTGCATCGCGATCGTGGTGGCCACAGGATGTGGTCCTGCAAGGTCACCCAACTCCTCGGGGGCTTCCGCGGGTGGTTCCGGCGAGACCATCAAGCTGCAAGGTTCAGGAGCGAGTTTCCCCGCTCCCCTTTACGGACGTTGGTTTAAAGAATACAGCGCCGCGACCGCGGGTGTAAAAGTGGACTACCAAGCGAAGGGAAGCGGTGGGGGCATTAAAGACTTCATTGAACACACCGTCGACTTTGCAGCCAGTGACGCAGCGATGAATGACGACGAGATCTCTCAGGTCGATCAAGGGGTTGTGCTGCTTCCCATGACAGCGGGCAGCATTGTTTTGTCCTACAATCTTCCCGAGCTTTCCAAGCCGTTGAAGCTATCGCGAGTCGCCTACTCTAAAATTTTCCTTGGGCAAATCTCGAACTGGAATGATCCTGAGATTGCCAAAACGAATGAGGGCGTGAAGCTTCCCGATTTACCGATTACCGTCGTGCGCCGGGCAGACAGCAGCGGGACAACCTTTGTGTTTACCAATCATTTGAGTGAAATCAACCAGGAATTTGCGGACGGACCTGGAACAGGAAAATCCGTCAATTGGCCTGAAAGCGACAAGTTCATCGCGGCACCCAAGAACGACGGCGTGACTGCGACGATCATGCAAACCCCCGGTGCAATTGGTTACATCGAGTATGGGTTCGCACAGCAAGCCAAGTTGGCCATGGCGGATTTGGAGAATGCGTCGGGCAATTTTGTCTCGCCGACGTTGGACAATGCGAAAGCGGCTTTGGCAGGTGTGAAGATGCCGGCCGACATGCGAGCATGGCTCCCCGACCCGAAGGGTGATCAAGCTTATCCAATTGTCAGCTATACCTGGTTGTTGTGCTATGAAAAGTATGACGATCCGCAGCAGGCGCAAGCATTGAGTGATCTCGTGCGCTGGTGTCTGACCGAAGGACAAAAATCGAGTGCCGAGATGGGCTACGTCCCGCTGCCTGAGATCGTTGTTGAAGCCGTGACACGAAAGCTTGATTCGATTCAGTAG
- the ppk2 gene encoding polyphosphate kinase 2 produces the protein MGVPSLQTNDESYRRIREEILDSIDEELEAELDDAIVERPDHPGQQRPKGFRRKYFVELVKLQRELVKLQEWVVESGAKVCILFEGRDAAGKGGVIKRIVQRLNPRVCRVAALPVPTEREKTQWYFQRYVAHLPAAGEIVLFDRSWYNRAGVERVMGFCSDEEYEEFLKTVPDFERMLVGSGMHLFKYWLSISDEEQQFRFQCRIHDTLKQWKLSPMDLESRKRWEQYTIAKEIMLERTTLSEAPWFVLNAVDKKRARLNCIRHLLSQIPYREVEREPLDLPKRERHDDYARTPVPRDLIVPEYY, from the coding sequence ATGGGAGTGCCTAGTTTGCAGACGAACGATGAAAGCTACCGTCGGATTCGAGAGGAAATTCTCGATTCCATTGATGAAGAACTTGAGGCGGAACTTGATGATGCGATTGTCGAACGTCCTGACCACCCGGGGCAACAGCGGCCCAAGGGGTTTCGACGGAAGTACTTTGTCGAACTCGTAAAACTTCAGCGTGAGCTTGTCAAGCTTCAAGAGTGGGTTGTTGAATCGGGTGCAAAGGTTTGCATTCTCTTCGAGGGGCGTGATGCAGCCGGAAAGGGGGGTGTCATCAAACGCATCGTTCAACGACTCAATCCTCGCGTCTGTCGCGTGGCGGCCTTGCCGGTCCCCACGGAACGGGAAAAGACTCAATGGTATTTCCAACGCTATGTCGCCCATCTGCCCGCCGCTGGCGAGATCGTCTTGTTTGACCGAAGCTGGTACAACCGAGCAGGAGTCGAGCGTGTGATGGGCTTTTGCAGCGATGAGGAATACGAAGAGTTCTTGAAAACGGTCCCTGACTTTGAACGGATGCTGGTTGGATCAGGAATGCATTTGTTTAAATACTGGTTGTCGATTAGCGATGAAGAACAGCAGTTTCGTTTTCAGTGCCGAATTCACGACACGCTGAAACAGTGGAAGCTCAGTCCCATGGACTTAGAATCACGCAAACGCTGGGAACAGTACACGATCGCCAAAGAGATCATGCTTGAACGCACGACGCTTTCGGAAGCTCCCTGGTTCGTGCTCAACGCGGTCGATAAAAAACGGGCGAGACTGAACTGTATTCGACATCTGTTGTCGCAAATTCCCTATCGGGAAGTCGAACGGGAACCACTCGACTTACCGAAGCGAGAACGCCATGACGACTATGCCCGTACGCCCGTGCCTCGCGATTTGATCGTGCCGGAATACTATTAG
- a CDS encoding VanZ family protein, with the protein MQSVTKKTILGVRLAVATLVAYWVAIFVGTHLPNHVIHGPAISDKLMHFSAFAGLGLLLCYITTSDRLVRRFSMIAAIGLCYAAADEWSQGFVKGRTTDVMDFLADAAGLFAAIAVYLICRAIYYRWTATANEPRLDSVG; encoded by the coding sequence ATGCAGTCCGTCACAAAAAAAACCATCTTGGGAGTCCGCTTGGCCGTTGCCACGCTGGTTGCGTATTGGGTCGCGATCTTTGTCGGAACGCACCTGCCGAATCACGTCATCCACGGCCCTGCCATTAGCGACAAGCTGATGCACTTTAGTGCCTTCGCCGGCCTGGGTTTGCTGTTGTGCTACATCACGACGTCGGACCGGCTCGTCCGTCGGTTCAGTATGATCGCGGCGATCGGATTGTGCTATGCCGCAGCCGACGAATGGTCACAAGGATTTGTCAAAGGGCGGACCACCGACGTGATGGATTTTTTGGCAGACGCGGCTGGGTTGTTTGCCGCCATCGCCGTCTATCTGATTTGTCGAGCGATTTACTATCGCTGGACCGCCACGGCCAACGAGCCGAGGCTCGATTCGGTGGGCTAA
- a CDS encoding family 16 glycoside hydrolase: protein MRNRAVLCFCYRMIESRPRFSAFALSLLISFGCQPSFSVAQTVSEDTTATDSATQPDKPAAKKPEPAETANKIKMKPLQDSWVPCDFGGDGEVVLKGNSVTLASGDPLTGIRWEGPVLRENYEISLEARRTDGYDFFCALTFPVGKSPISLVLGGWGGGVIGLSSVDGYDASENSTTRFRSFDNEKWYRVRVRVTDAAIQCWLDDKKVIEQVREGHEFDIRSEMFLCVPMGIAAYECASEIRNIRIGKLPVTKPGDKTVPDAGAKESDAKKSDVKKDVTAE from the coding sequence ATGAGGAATCGTGCTGTGCTTTGTTTTTGTTACCGGATGATTGAATCTCGACCACGTTTTTCAGCTTTCGCCTTATCGCTGCTGATTAGTTTCGGGTGCCAGCCCAGTTTTTCGGTCGCGCAAACGGTGTCGGAGGACACGACCGCCACCGATTCGGCCACCCAGCCGGACAAACCTGCTGCGAAGAAGCCAGAACCGGCGGAAACAGCCAATAAAATAAAGATGAAGCCGCTACAGGACTCTTGGGTTCCTTGCGACTTTGGGGGAGATGGCGAAGTCGTGCTGAAAGGCAATTCGGTGACCCTAGCCTCGGGTGATCCGCTGACGGGAATTCGTTGGGAGGGCCCCGTCCTTCGCGAAAACTACGAGATCTCCTTGGAAGCTCGTCGAACCGATGGTTACGATTTTTTCTGTGCCTTGACGTTTCCCGTCGGCAAATCGCCCATCAGCTTGGTGCTTGGCGGGTGGGGAGGCGGCGTCATCGGGCTGAGCAGCGTTGATGGGTACGATGCGAGCGAGAACTCGACGACCCGGTTCCGCAGTTTTGACAACGAAAAGTGGTATCGCGTCCGAGTACGAGTGACGGACGCGGCGATCCAATGCTGGCTTGATGACAAGAAAGTCATCGAGCAAGTCCGCGAGGGCCACGAATTTGACATCCGATCCGAGATGTTTTTGTGCGTACCGATGGGCATCGCGGCGTACGAGTGCGCCTCGGAAATCCGCAATATTCGGATCGGAAAATTGCCCGTGACGAAGCCAGGTGACAAAACGGTGCCGGACGCGGGTGCCAAAGAAAGCGACGCGAAGAAGAGTGACGTGAAAAAGGATGTGACCGCCGAGTGA
- the tadA gene encoding tRNA adenosine(34) deaminase TadA — MGRALELAYQATLEDEVPVGAIIVRRNSVIAAASNQRESLKDPTAHAEMIAITQAAASIEDWRLEDATLYVTLEPCIMCAGAILQSRIPRVVFGAADPKAGAVSSLYHLLEDPRLNHRCDITSGVLADRCGQVLTEFFASKRAMGKK; from the coding sequence ATGGGGCGCGCGTTGGAGTTGGCGTATCAGGCGACTTTGGAGGACGAGGTTCCGGTGGGTGCGATCATTGTCCGGCGGAACAGCGTGATTGCTGCGGCGTCGAACCAGCGAGAATCCTTGAAGGATCCCACGGCTCACGCAGAAATGATAGCGATCACGCAAGCCGCCGCTTCCATCGAAGATTGGCGGTTGGAAGATGCCACCCTCTACGTCACGCTTGAGCCGTGCATCATGTGTGCGGGGGCGATTCTGCAATCTCGAATTCCTCGCGTGGTGTTTGGTGCGGCCGATCCGAAGGCCGGCGCGGTGAGCAGCTTGTACCACCTGCTTGAGGATCCGAGGCTGAACCATCGTTGCGACATCACGTCCGGCGTGCTGGCGGACCGATGCGGTCAAGTCTTGACCGAATTTTTTGCAAGCAAACGAGCGATGGGCAAAAAATAG
- a CDS encoding leucine-rich repeat domain-containing protein, with the protein MPPLKLALAPLVLLLMPITVFSDQDGKTPSSLFPDAGLDAAVRAQVYNKRDTVVPLTPDDVVNVSQIHASSRTIKSLEGIQHCGSLMLLDASENEISDLSPLARLPRLQSLNLSSNQIHDIAALDGLAAMQWLDLSGNDVRDLSALKKMANLRTLYLADNQIESIDALTELRKLWSLDLADNHVSDLSALKHLKWLRTLNLDANPVQTLAPLASLQELKRLILRGTPLRDLGPLIEMCRKDFEGGRHFAPFLRVYLSEDSRTGDSLGDQSNQLRSLGVKVHVSP; encoded by the coding sequence ATGCCTCCCCTGAAGCTTGCCCTCGCGCCGTTGGTTCTGCTGCTGATGCCGATCACGGTGTTTTCGGATCAGGATGGCAAAACTCCTTCCTCGCTGTTCCCCGATGCCGGTCTCGATGCGGCGGTTCGTGCCCAGGTCTACAACAAACGCGACACCGTCGTCCCGCTGACCCCTGACGATGTCGTCAACGTCTCGCAAATCCATGCATCCAGCAGGACCATTAAGAGCTTGGAAGGTATTCAGCATTGCGGATCCTTGATGCTGCTGGATGCTTCGGAGAACGAGATTTCGGATTTATCGCCCCTTGCGAGATTGCCGCGATTGCAATCGCTGAACTTATCGAGTAACCAAATTCATGACATCGCGGCGCTCGACGGACTTGCGGCAATGCAATGGTTGGATCTCTCAGGCAACGACGTCCGAGATCTGTCCGCTTTGAAAAAGATGGCGAATTTGCGAACGCTTTACCTTGCCGACAATCAGATCGAGTCGATCGACGCGCTTACGGAGTTGCGAAAACTCTGGTCCCTTGATCTCGCAGACAACCATGTTTCCGATTTGTCGGCGCTCAAGCATCTGAAGTGGCTGCGAACCTTGAACCTCGACGCCAATCCGGTGCAAACGTTAGCCCCCTTGGCATCGCTGCAAGAACTAAAAAGGTTGATCCTTCGTGGCACGCCGCTTCGTGACCTTGGTCCCCTGATCGAAATGTGTCGAAAGGATTTCGAGGGTGGCCGCCACTTTGCTCCGTTTCTGCGAGTCTACCTCAGCGAAGATTCTCGGACGGGTGATTCCCTCGGCGATCAAAGCAACCAGCTCCGGTCCTTGGGCGTCAAAGTTCACGTTTCACCCTAA
- a CDS encoding sigma-70 family RNA polymerase sigma factor → MSQSEVLSLEFDTASDFELEESRVRTKKRAPRSAAAQSPLETYLREINETALLSADDESELAERIAQGDALARDRMVRANLRLVVNIARGYTGKGLGLQDLIEEGNLGLLRAVEGFDPTVGTRFSTYASYWIKQSIKRALINSAKTIRIPAYMVELLSKWRRATARLSEELGRTPSNEEIARVLGLPKKKLPIIRKAIRISNSTPQSDQTEAGWSLGDMVMDERLKAPDEEMLDHDILRHAMELLGDLEDREATVLKLRFGLGGCEPKTLKEIGAELGLTRERVRQIETEALRRLADGLTDPHERLFG, encoded by the coding sequence GTCACGAGTCCGTACCAAGAAACGGGCTCCCCGCTCCGCCGCGGCACAATCGCCACTTGAGACGTATTTGCGTGAAATCAATGAGACCGCACTGTTGTCAGCGGACGACGAGTCGGAGCTTGCCGAACGCATCGCACAAGGAGACGCCTTGGCTCGTGACCGCATGGTGCGAGCGAATTTGCGACTGGTGGTCAACATCGCTCGCGGCTACACCGGCAAAGGTCTTGGCTTGCAGGATCTGATCGAAGAGGGCAATCTCGGGTTGTTGCGAGCGGTCGAGGGCTTTGACCCGACGGTCGGGACTCGTTTCAGCACTTACGCAAGTTATTGGATCAAGCAGTCCATCAAACGTGCTTTGATCAACAGCGCCAAAACGATTCGGATTCCTGCCTACATGGTCGAGTTGCTGAGCAAGTGGCGTCGAGCGACGGCGCGGCTGAGTGAAGAATTGGGGCGAACGCCATCCAACGAAGAGATCGCTCGCGTGTTAGGTTTGCCGAAAAAGAAGCTGCCGATCATTCGAAAGGCGATTCGCATCAGTAACAGCACGCCACAAAGCGACCAAACCGAAGCGGGCTGGTCGTTGGGTGACATGGTGATGGACGAGCGTCTCAAAGCCCCGGATGAGGAGATGCTTGATCACGATATCCTTCGTCATGCGATGGAATTGCTCGGTGACTTAGAAGACCGGGAAGCGACCGTCTTGAAACTTCGATTTGGCCTGGGCGGTTGCGAACCCAAGACGCTCAAGGAAATCGGTGCCGAATTGGGGCTGACGCGCGAGCGCGTCCGCCAGATCGAGACCGAGGCGCTGCGACGATTGGCGGATGGTTTGACCGATCCCCATGAGCGATTGTTTGGATAG